A single window of Euwallacea similis isolate ESF13 chromosome 32, ESF131.1, whole genome shotgun sequence DNA harbors:
- the LOC136418005 gene encoding PITH domain-containing protein GA19395 yields the protein MAPHGKCCGDASHEHEAPERGIQYSLYTKINTNDLQCLNESIEGSGKTVFKPWEDRLNREAFVQSDADEELLFNIPFIGNIKLKGIIVIGDSSDSHPSKMRLFKNKEGMTFDDVSLSADQEFELQKDTEGMLEYATKIVTFHNVNHLSIHFPSNFGDDHTTIYYIGLKGEFSEAHRQGVVVCNYELRPNISDHKNPLDEDVNSPIA from the exons ATGGCCCCTCATGGTAAATGTTGTGGTGACGCCAGCCACGAGCACGAAGCCCCAGAAAGGGGAATTCAGTACAGTCTATATacgaaaataaacacaaatgaTTTGCAATGTTTGAACGAATCAATTGAAGGGTCTGGAAAAACTGTCTTTAAACCTTGGGAGGACAGGTTAAACAGGGAGGCG tTTGTTCAGTCTGATGCAGACGAGGAGTTACTGTTTAACATTCCCTTTATcggtaatataaaattaaaaggaatTATTGTCATTGGGGACAGCTCTGATTCTCATCCTTCGAAAATGAGACT gtttaaaaataaagaaggcATGACTTTTGATGATGTGTCTTTAAGTGCGGATCAAGAATTTGAGTTGCAAAAAGATACTGAAGGAATGTTAGAATATGCAAcaaa AATAGTTACATTTCACAATGTAAATCATCTATCAATTCATTTTCCCAGCAATTTTGGAGATGATCACACaaccatttattatattggTTTAAAAGGGGAATTTAGTGAGGCCCATAGACAGGGTGTTGTGGTTTGCAATTATGAACTAAGACCAAATATTTCTGACCATAAAAATCCACTGGATGAGGATGTTAACTCTCCAATAGCTTAA